A single region of the Halopiger xanaduensis SH-6 genome encodes:
- a CDS encoding 4Fe-4S dicluster domain-containing protein: MSQGVMSTGSGMRIFPDVEACIDCGGCVVACKRTWDREIQNQRIDITTMAEGVAGPQGENADKTGRLEAGENPGETSLPMQCYHCENAPCVSVCPTNALQKDDDGFVAVHEDLCVGCQYCLSGCPFGAPQFPDSDDGSAQIVGTGGIMDKCTGCRERQEAGKGPACAEECATDAILVGGAGEIADELEQRDSQPFFNDEAMEVIFGAEDARLFHTDQQ; the protein is encoded by the coding sequence ATGAGCCAGGGCGTGATGAGTACCGGCTCGGGGATGCGGATCTTCCCCGACGTCGAGGCCTGTATCGACTGCGGCGGCTGCGTCGTCGCCTGCAAACGCACCTGGGATCGAGAAATCCAGAACCAGCGCATCGACATCACGACCATGGCCGAAGGGGTCGCCGGCCCGCAGGGCGAAAACGCCGACAAGACCGGCCGCCTCGAGGCCGGCGAGAACCCCGGCGAGACGAGCCTGCCGATGCAGTGTTACCACTGCGAGAACGCGCCCTGCGTGTCGGTCTGCCCGACCAACGCCTTACAGAAGGACGACGACGGCTTCGTGGCGGTCCACGAGGACCTCTGCGTCGGCTGCCAGTACTGCCTGTCGGGCTGCCCGTTCGGCGCGCCGCAGTTCCCCGACAGCGACGACGGCTCCGCGCAGATCGTCGGCACCGGCGGCATCATGGACAAGTGTACCGGCTGCCGCGAGCGCCAGGAGGCCGGAAAGGGACCGGCCTGCGCCGAGGAGTGCGCCACCGACGCCATCCTCGTCGGCGGCGCCGGCGAGATAGCCGACGAACTCGAGCAACGGGACAGTCAGCCGTTCTTCAACGACGAGGCCATGGAGGTCATCTTCGGCGCCGAGGACGCCCGGCTCTTCCACACTGATCAGCAATGA